Proteins encoded together in one Leptospira kmetyi serovar Malaysia str. Bejo-Iso9 window:
- a CDS encoding PilZ domain-containing protein, with translation MSGNPDQQPRSHRYYPGSYADYIIQIEFGLITLHAKLGNISETGICLILNGQDLDVTEPVHGSVIEKKSGKRLEFEGDIVWAGPETIDHKERFVYGLRFRMPMVLTETLVLINLSLQDP, from the coding sequence ATGTCCGGCAACCCAGATCAACAGCCAAGAAGCCATAGATACTATCCGGGTAGCTACGCCGACTATATCATACAAATCGAATTCGGTTTGATCACGCTTCACGCAAAACTCGGAAACATTTCCGAAACTGGAATCTGTCTTATCTTAAACGGGCAGGACTTGGACGTAACCGAACCCGTACACGGTTCTGTCATCGAAAAGAAATCGGGAAAACGTCTCGAGTTCGAAGGAGATATCGTCTGGGCCGGACCGGAAACCATCGATCACAAAGAGAGATTCGTCTACGGATTGCGGTTTAGAATGCCCATGGTTTTGACGGAAACCCTGGTTTTGATCAATCTTTCTCTACAAGATCCCTGA